The genomic interval GAGGTGCTGATCCGGACCAAGACGATGGACCAGTCCGCCGAGTACGGCATCGCCGCCGACTTCCGCTTCCCCAAGCCGGGGGTGGACGCGGCGGGCAGCGCCGAACAGCTCGACTGGTTGCAGCGGGTGCTCAACTGGGAACGGGACACCGCCGACCCGGCGCAGTTCCTCCAGTCGCTGCGCTGCGACCTCGCCGAGACCCAGATCCAGGTCTTCGCCGAGGGTCGGCAGATCGTCCTGCCGGCCGGCTCCACCCCGGTCGACCTGGCGTACGAGCTGGGCCCGCACCGGGGCGACCACTGCCTCGCCGCGAAGATCAACGGCCGGCTGGCCCCGCTCTCCTCGGAACTGGACGAGGGCGACGTGGTCGAGATCTTCAGCGAGACCGACGCGCAGGGCGAGTTCGACCTCGCGGTCGCCCCGCCGGGGCCGCGCAAGGAGTGGCTCGGTTTCGTCAAGTCGCCGCACGCGCAGATGCAGATCAACCGCTGGTTCGCCGACCACCAGGAGCCGGCGATCTCGATCTCAGACAAGGTCCGGCTGGGTCGGGCCACCATCGGGCTGACGCTGCGCAAGCACGACCGGGGGCTCGCCAACGACCTGCCGCTGCGCCGGCTCGCCGAGGAGCAGGGCTATCCCGACCTGGAAACCCTGCTGGTCGCGGTGGTCGACCGGACGGTCGAGCCGGACACGGTGGTCGAACAGTTGATCGCGATGGTGGACCACCAGGAGTGAAGGGTCTGCCCCGGGACACTCACCGGGTCGGCTTGCCCTCTAGCCTGGTCCGGTGATCTCCCGCCGCTCGTCGACGCGCGCCGTCGGCTACAAGATCTTCTATCGTCTGCCCATCGGGGTGCGTCGCCGGTTGGTCCGACTGGCGGTGCCGAAGTACATCGTCGGCGCGGTCACCCTGGTCCACGACGCCGAGGCGGCGGCACCGGGCCGGATCCTGCTGCTGCGCCAGCCACCGGGTCGGAAGTGGACCCTGCCGGCCGGGCTGCTCCAGCGCCGCGAGAGCCCGCTGGTCGGCGCCGCCCGCGAACTGCACGAGGAGACCGGCATCAAGCTGCCGTTGACCGAGTTCGAGCCGGCGGTGCCGAACGCGGTGGTACACCTCAAGGGCTGGGTCGACATGGTCTTCCAGGTACGCGTCCCGGCCTCGACCACCGAACTGGTGGTCGACGGTGCCGAGGTGTTCGAGGCCGCCTGGCACCGGCTCGACGAGCTGCCTCCGCTCAGCACCGCGACCGCCCGACTGCTCGCCCACTACCGGATCGGCCCGCTCGCCGAGACCGACCCGGCCGGCACACCGCCACCGTCGTGACCACCGCGCCCGGCCCGGGGCCGCACACCGACCCGACGCAGATCGCCTCCGGCCCGCCGGCTGCCGTGGTCGAGGTCTGTGCCGTGGTGCTGGCCGCCGGGGAGGGCCGTCGGCTCCGCCCGCTCACCGAGCACCTGTCGAAGGCGCTCTGCCCGGTCGGAAACGTGCCGTTGCTGGACCGGGCGCTCGGCCGGATGTCGGCGCTCGGCTTCGACAACCCCGCGACGGTCGCGGTGAACGCCTGCTACCTCGGTGACCAGGTGGTCCGGCACGTCGGCGGCCGGGCCGCCCTCTCGGTCGAGCCCGGCGACCCGCTCGGCACCTCCGGCGGGGTGGCCAACCTGCGGAACTGGATCGACGGCCGGGGCGTACTCGTCGGAAACGCCGACGCCTATCTGGCCGCGCCCGACACGCCCCCCGGGCCGGACGTCGCCGCGCTGCTCGCCGGCTGGGACGGCACGACGGTACGGCTGCTCGGCCAGCCGGTCGACGGACCACCCCGTCCCGGCGACTTCGGCCGGCACCGCTTCGCCGGCTTCTCGCTGCTGCCCTGGGCCCGGGTCCGCGACCTGCCGGTCGAGCCGGCGGAACTGGTGCACACGGTCTGGCGCCCCGCCGAGGAGGCCGGTGAACTGGAGGTGGTCGAGTTCGCCGGTTGGTACCTCGACACCGGCACGCCCGCCGACTACCTGGCGGCGAACCTGCACGCGGCAGGCGGCGGCAGCCTGGTCGACCCGACCGCCGAGGTGACCGGCGAAGCCCGGGCGGCGGTGGTCGGCGCCGGTGCCGTGGTCCTAGGCAGCATCGAGCGCTGCGTGGTCTGGCCCGGCGGCCGGGTCCGGGCCGACGAGCGCCTGACCGACGCGATCCGGGTCGGCGACACCCTGACGGTCCCGGCACCCGCCGCCCCCGCGTCGGGCCGGTAGCCGCGAACCCCCGGACGAAGCCCTGCCGGCCGGTCCCCGCGTCGGGCCGGTAGCCGCCACCCGCCGGGCGACGCTCTAGCATGGGCGGGCAGCCCGACACGGCACCCGATCTCCGCCCGGCGCGGGCTGCGCCAGCGAGCACGTCGACGAGAGGAGTCCACCGGTGATCACCGCGATCGTCCTGATCGACTGCGCCACCGACTCGATCCCCGAGGTGGCCGAGACGCTGGCGGCGGTGCCCGGCGTCAGCGAGGTCTACTCGGTCGCCGGCCACGTCGACCTGATCGCCGTCGTCCGGGTACGCGAGTTCGAGCAGATCGCCGAGGTGATCGCCGGACGGATCTCGAAGGTCCCCGGCGTGCTGGGTACGGAGTCGCACATCGCCTTCCGGGCGTACTCCCAGCACGACCTGGAGGAGGCGTTCGCGATCGGTCTCCCCGACCCGGACTGACACCGGCCAGGGCTGCCCGCCGCCTGGCCGAACACCGGTTACCCGACAGTAACATGAGCCGGCTACGCTCGCCGGATGACCAGCACTCCGGACCAGCCGCCGCAGCCGACCCCGCCCTCGCAGCCGGACTCCTCGCAGCCGGGCTACGAGGAGTCCTTCGTCGACCGTGACGGCGACCGGATCGCCCTGCGCAGCTATCCCGACCCGGTCGGCGCGCCGGAGGCACCGGTCGTGCTGCTCTGGCCGGCGATGGGGGTGCGGGCCAGCTACTACGCGCCGTTCGCCGCCGCGCTGCGCAGCGCCGGTCTGGCCGTGGTCGTGGCGGACCTGCGCGGCACCGGCGCCAGCACCCCGGCACCGAGCCGCGCCTCCCGGTACGGCTACGCGGAGCTGGCCGGCGACGTCGGCGCGGTACTGGAGAGCCTGAAGCCTCGGCTCGACGGCCGGCAGCGGATCCTGCTCGGCCACTCGCTCGGCGGGCAGGCCGCGCTGCTGCATCTGGCGCTCGACCCCAGCACCCCGGTCGACGGGTTGGCCCTGGTCGCGGTCGGGCTGCCGTACTGGCGGGCCTATCCGGACCGCCGTCTGGCGATGCTCGCCGGCACCCAGCTCATCCACGGCTGCGCGGCCGTCCTGGGCAGTTGGCCGGGGTGGGGCTTCGGCGGCCGGCAGGCGCGCGGG from Plantactinospora sp. BC1 carries:
- a CDS encoding Lrp/AsnC family transcriptional regulator gives rise to the protein MITAIVLIDCATDSIPEVAETLAAVPGVSEVYSVAGHVDLIAVVRVREFEQIAEVIAGRISKVPGVLGTESHIAFRAYSQHDLEEAFAIGLPDPD
- a CDS encoding sugar phosphate nucleotidyltransferase, giving the protein MVEVCAVVLAAGEGRRLRPLTEHLSKALCPVGNVPLLDRALGRMSALGFDNPATVAVNACYLGDQVVRHVGGRAALSVEPGDPLGTSGGVANLRNWIDGRGVLVGNADAYLAAPDTPPGPDVAALLAGWDGTTVRLLGQPVDGPPRPGDFGRHRFAGFSLLPWARVRDLPVEPAELVHTVWRPAEEAGELEVVEFAGWYLDTGTPADYLAANLHAAGGGSLVDPTAEVTGEARAAVVGAGAVVLGSIERCVVWPGGRVRADERLTDAIRVGDTLTVPAPAAPASGR
- a CDS encoding NUDIX hydrolase → MSRRSSTRAVGYKIFYRLPIGVRRRLVRLAVPKYIVGAVTLVHDAEAAAPGRILLLRQPPGRKWTLPAGLLQRRESPLVGAARELHEETGIKLPLTEFEPAVPNAVVHLKGWVDMVFQVRVPASTTELVVDGAEVFEAAWHRLDELPPLSTATARLLAHYRIGPLAETDPAGTPPPS
- a CDS encoding alpha/beta fold hydrolase, coding for MTSTPDQPPQPTPPSQPDSSQPGYEESFVDRDGDRIALRSYPDPVGAPEAPVVLLWPAMGVRASYYAPFAAALRSAGLAVVVADLRGTGASTPAPSRASRYGYAELAGDVGAVLESLKPRLDGRQRILLGHSLGGQAALLHLALDPSTPVDGLALVAVGLPYWRAYPDRRLAMLAGTQLIHGCAAVLGSWPGWGFGGRQARGVIRDWAYTARTGRFPRLDGVDVEAAVREVRTPVLAVSVDHDQYTPHGTVDYLCDKLVAAPVRRTRYTLAESGTRLDHFTWVRASAPVAARVAEFVADLPHR